The proteins below are encoded in one region of Nitrosopumilus sp.:
- a CDS encoding V-type ATP synthase subunit D, with amino-acid sequence MSFGQNVAATKIELFKYKKSTQIAVMVQQILDDKRKVLLKNIEEMIQEASKARGGIWEPLQDIYTSVNEAYLALGTNTVDSVAESTPPVMEVEVHVRRVVDVKIPALTVTEKDTKSMPYGFADTNSSIDRAAKQIKELMPKICKAAEYENSIFSLAKALEKTQKLLNALENVIIPQYKDNIRFILSTLEEREREEFAKLKKVKAKMESR; translated from the coding sequence ATGTCATTTGGACAAAACGTTGCAGCAACAAAAATTGAACTTTTTAAATATAAAAAATCTACTCAAATTGCTGTAATGGTTCAGCAAATTTTAGATGATAAACGTAAAGTTCTCTTAAAAAATATTGAAGAGATGATTCAAGAAGCATCTAAAGCAAGAGGTGGAATATGGGAACCATTACAAGATATTTACACATCAGTTAACGAAGCATATTTGGCATTAGGAACCAATACTGTTGACTCTGTAGCAGAGTCTACTCCACCTGTAATGGAAGTAGAAGTTCATGTGAGAAGAGTTGTTGATGTTAAAATCCCTGCACTTACTGTTACAGAAAAAGATACAAAATCAATGCCTTATGGATTTGCAGATACAAATTCTTCAATTGATAGAGCAGCAAAACAAATCAAAGAATTGATGCCAAAAATTTGTAAAGCAGCAGAATATGAAAATTCCATTTTTAGTCTTGCAAAAGCATTAGAAAAAACGCAAAAATTACTAAATGCGCTTGAAAATGTCATTATTCCTCAATACAAAGATAATATTAGATTTATTCTCTCTACTCTTGAAGAAAGAGAAAGAGAAGAATTCGCAAAGTTAAAAAAAGTCAAGGCAAAGATGGAAAGTAGATGA
- a CDS encoding PEFG-CTERM sorting domain-containing protein gives MRLIKFSVLMMALCLLFPVSNVFGHGFGIDTISSINVQGKELSVSVEMPMVFENEQEQITITATEKKTKENAKNITFLIGLFHDDKMIFRNYFFAENGILPIIVRPTQDNEITINGEQDSLLGAWHSTESNPIEITGPLFNSSGLYNFEIEIRTIDEPTNIIENSGIYNADLSIIETISFIQKDSENNDVEFRSKSYFDTISNFNYDFKAKQITFEMPFDWSEKRMSHVSVVHVETHFPKDFVEFLSPSYSGYVNDIELFNSSVSVDDYTEDDERIVHLVLLQDHLRYLKNEMKKSDEPFPENIKFTISASNDVSFPLEAYTKSEDFKVNLSWDPLTVEPGINTNFIFTIRDGKTNEPLRNSDYTIVIIQNGKEIHRVSGTAQIGGEFEKFTFAEGQTGPTIIKFENIRNTGQETEFALVVAPEFGTIVLLILAISITSIIFITRKNSPNI, from the coding sequence ATGAGATTAATCAAATTTAGCGTTTTAATGATGGCTTTATGCTTATTGTTTCCAGTAAGTAATGTTTTTGGACATGGCTTTGGAATTGATACGATTTCTTCAATAAATGTACAAGGAAAAGAATTATCTGTTTCAGTAGAAATGCCAATGGTTTTTGAAAATGAACAAGAGCAAATTACAATTACTGCAACAGAAAAGAAAACAAAAGAAAATGCAAAAAATATCACCTTTTTAATTGGTTTATTTCATGATGATAAAATGATCTTTAGAAATTACTTTTTTGCAGAAAATGGTATTTTGCCAATTATAGTAAGACCAACACAAGATAATGAAATTACAATTAATGGTGAACAAGACTCTCTACTTGGAGCTTGGCATAGTACTGAATCTAATCCTATTGAAATTACTGGGCCTTTGTTTAATTCGAGTGGTCTGTACAACTTTGAGATTGAGATAAGAACTATTGATGAGCCTACAAATATCATAGAAAATTCTGGTATCTATAATGCTGATTTGAGCATAATTGAGACCATTTCTTTCATTCAGAAAGATTCTGAAAATAACGATGTAGAATTCCGTTCAAAATCTTATTTTGATACAATTTCCAATTTTAATTATGATTTTAAGGCTAAACAAATTACATTTGAAATGCCATTTGATTGGAGCGAAAAACGAATGTCTCATGTATCAGTAGTACATGTAGAAACTCATTTCCCAAAAGATTTCGTCGAGTTTTTGTCTCCTAGTTATTCTGGATACGTAAATGATATTGAACTATTCAATTCTTCAGTATCAGTTGATGATTATACCGAAGATGATGAGAGGATTGTCCATCTTGTATTGTTGCAAGATCATTTACGATATTTAAAAAATGAAATGAAAAAATCTGATGAACCATTTCCTGAAAATATCAAATTTACAATATCTGCTAGTAATGATGTATCTTTTCCATTAGAAGCGTATACAAAAAGTGAGGACTTTAAAGTAAACCTTTCATGGGATCCTTTGACTGTAGAGCCTGGAATTAATACAAATTTTATTTTTACAATCAGAGATGGAAAAACAAATGAACCCCTACGAAATTCTGATTACACAATTGTAATTATCCAAAATGGAAAAGAAATTCATCGTGTGTCTGGAACTGCACAAATAGGTGGAGAATTTGAAAAATTCACTTTTGCAGAAGGTCAGACTGGCCCTACAATTATTAAATTTGAAAATATTCGGAACACAGGGCAAGAAACTGAATTTGCGCTAGTTGTTGCACCAGAATTTGGAACTATTGTATTACTGATATTAGCAATTTCAATAACCAGTATTATTTTTATAACTAGAAAAAATTCACCAAATATCTAA
- a CDS encoding ATP synthase subunit C, with translation MKTIVMLLLAASAISILGSTGIAFAQEDSASSGDSMKLLGAGLAFGIAAGGAGIGLGQVGAAGLAVISENPALQSKVFIFVGMVESIAIYGIVMMFIILGQ, from the coding sequence ATGAAAACTATCGTCATGTTACTTTTGGCAGCATCAGCAATTTCAATTCTAGGTTCAACTGGAATTGCATTTGCACAAGAAGATTCTGCATCTAGTGGTGACTCTATGAAACTTCTCGGTGCTGGTTTAGCATTTGGTATTGCAGCAGGAGGAGCAGGAATAGGTCTTGGTCAAGTAGGTGCAGCAGGTCTTGCAGTCATTAGTGAGAACCCAGCTTTACAGTCTAAGGTATTCATCTTCGTAGGTATGGTCGAATCAATCGCAATCTATGGTATAGTTATGATGTTTATCATCTTAGGACAATAG
- a CDS encoding LON peptidase substrate-binding domain-containing protein: protein MTETKIIPIFPLDLVLFPRQELPLRIFEPRYKQLVDDCMLGDGQFGVCLIDENNSIKGWNSPRMIGTIAKITKCEDVNLDGLQLHIETIGRNSFQIKRIIPPSIPQPVNYDPLSVEGHQEISEMHEKIGIKEKMYIQAEVEMLLEIDENISYEKWEQLVQLWKKKIISQALPQIVEPHALDHVLEQYYLNTETPTIDYVYSLSALGAKDPNELQPILEARTMDELIQKVEELLTVK from the coding sequence ATGACAGAAACAAAAATTATCCCTATTTTTCCATTAGACTTGGTATTATTTCCTCGACAAGAACTTCCTCTTAGAATATTCGAGCCTCGCTACAAACAGTTAGTTGATGATTGTATGCTTGGCGACGGACAATTTGGAGTATGTTTGATTGATGAAAATAATTCTATAAAAGGATGGAATTCACCCAGAATGATAGGAACTATCGCTAAGATAACCAAATGTGAAGATGTTAATCTAGATGGATTACAACTTCACATTGAAACAATTGGAAGAAACTCATTTCAAATTAAAAGAATCATCCCGCCATCTATTCCTCAACCTGTAAACTATGATCCTCTTTCAGTAGAAGGACATCAGGAAATATCTGAAATGCATGAGAAAATTGGAATTAAAGAGAAAATGTACATTCAAGCTGAAGTTGAAATGCTTTTGGAAATAGATGAAAATATTTCATACGAAAAATGGGAACAATTGGTTCAATTATGGAAAAAGAAAATTATCTCACAGGCATTACCTCAAATAGTTGAACCACATGCATTAGATCATGTTTTGGAACAATATTATCTTAATACAGAAACACCTACAATTGACTATGTTTATTCATTATCTGCTCTTGGTGCAAAGGATCCAAATGAACTTCAACCAATATTGGAGGCAAGAACAATGGATGAACTAATCCAAAAAGTTGAGGAATTGCTGACAGTAAAATAG
- a CDS encoding V-type ATP synthase subunit A → MAAQGRIVWVSGPAVRADGMSDAKMYETVTVGNSKLVGEVIRLTGDVAFIQVYESTSGLKPGEPVIGTGNPLSVLLGPGIIGQLYDGIQRPLRELSKASGSFIGRGITTTAVDMTKKYHFVPTSSNGDEVNAGNIIGTVQETDLIEHSIMVPPDHPGGVISNLVSEGDYDLETVLATTEKDGQSIPLKMYHRWPVRKPRPYNKRYDPTVPLLTGQRVIDTFFPIAKGGTGSIPGAFGTGKTVTLHQIAKWADSQVVVYIGCGERGNEMTEVLVEFPHLKDPRSGKPLMDRTVLVANTSNMPVAAREASIYTGVTIAEYYRDMGKDVVLVADSTSRWAESLREMSGRLEEMPAEEGYPSYLASRLAEFYERAGRVQATGSPERDGSVTLIGAVSPSGGDFTEPVTTHTMRFIKTFWALDAKLAYSRHYPSINWMNSYSGYLADIAKWWSENINENWFSIRSETYGILQREDTLKEIVRLLGPEALPDEEKLILEVARMVKIALLQQNSFDDVDTYCSPEKQFKLMKLCVDFYNKGQQALKDGAALSDIRELGIVSSLLKARMDVKDDEMPKLDQLDKDMQEQFKSISGVKVSN, encoded by the coding sequence ATGGCAGCTCAAGGTAGAATTGTTTGGGTAAGTGGCCCAGCTGTAAGAGCAGACGGCATGTCTGATGCAAAAATGTATGAAACTGTAACTGTAGGAAATTCAAAATTAGTAGGTGAAGTTATTAGACTTACAGGAGATGTCGCATTTATTCAAGTATACGAATCAACAAGTGGTCTTAAACCAGGTGAACCTGTAATAGGTACCGGAAACCCACTTAGTGTATTATTAGGTCCTGGAATTATTGGACAACTTTATGATGGAATTCAAAGACCACTGAGAGAATTATCAAAAGCATCTGGTTCTTTCATCGGAAGGGGTATCACAACTACTGCTGTAGACATGACAAAAAAATATCATTTTGTTCCTACTTCAAGTAACGGAGATGAAGTTAATGCAGGAAATATCATTGGAACTGTTCAAGAAACGGATCTTATCGAACACTCTATTATGGTTCCACCAGATCATCCAGGTGGAGTTATCTCAAACCTTGTATCTGAAGGAGATTATGATTTAGAAACTGTACTAGCTACTACTGAGAAAGATGGACAATCAATTCCACTCAAAATGTATCATAGATGGCCTGTACGAAAACCACGTCCTTACAATAAGAGATATGATCCAACTGTTCCACTCTTAACTGGCCAACGTGTTATTGACACATTCTTCCCAATTGCAAAAGGAGGAACTGGTTCAATTCCTGGAGCATTTGGAACAGGAAAGACTGTAACATTACACCAAATTGCAAAATGGGCTGATTCTCAAGTTGTTGTTTACATTGGTTGTGGCGAAAGAGGAAATGAAATGACTGAAGTATTAGTTGAATTTCCCCATCTCAAAGATCCACGTAGTGGAAAACCATTGATGGATAGAACTGTCCTTGTAGCAAATACTAGTAACATGCCAGTAGCAGCAAGAGAAGCAAGTATCTACACTGGTGTTACAATTGCTGAATATTATAGAGATATGGGTAAAGACGTTGTACTTGTAGCAGATTCAACAAGTAGGTGGGCTGAATCACTCAGAGAAATGAGTGGTAGATTAGAAGAGATGCCTGCAGAAGAAGGATATCCATCATATCTCGCATCAAGATTAGCAGAATTTTATGAAAGGGCAGGTCGTGTTCAAGCAACTGGTAGTCCAGAACGTGACGGTTCAGTTACTTTGATTGGTGCTGTATCTCCATCAGGTGGTGATTTTACGGAACCAGTCACAACTCACACAATGAGATTTATCAAAACTTTCTGGGCTTTGGATGCAAAACTTGCATACTCTAGACATTACCCATCAATCAATTGGATGAACAGCTATTCTGGCTATCTTGCAGATATCGCAAAATGGTGGAGTGAAAACATTAATGAAAATTGGTTTAGCATTAGAAGTGAAACTTATGGTATTTTACAAAGAGAAGATACATTAAAAGAAATTGTCAGACTCTTAGGTCCTGAAGCCTTACCAGATGAAGAAAAATTGATTCTTGAGGTTGCAAGAATGGTAAAGATTGCTTTATTACAACAAAACTCCTTTGATGATGTTGATACTTATTGTAGTCCAGAAAAACAATTTAAATTAATGAAATTATGTGTTGATTTTTACAATAAGGGACAACAAGCACTAAAAGACGGTGCAGCATTATCTGACATACGAGAACTAGGTATAGTAAGCAGTTTGCTCAAAGCAAGAATGGATGTAAAAGATGATGAGATGCCAAAACTTGATCAATTAGATAAAGATATGCAAGAACAATTCAAGTCAATTTCAGGAGTGAAAGTATCAAATTGA
- the pyrI gene encoding aspartate carbamoyltransferase regulatory subunit yields the protein MEQSDLMVRRIKEGTVIDHIDEGKGIQVLNALRIDGKDGSLITIALNVPSGKFKKKDIIKVENKFLKDDDTNKLAVIAPKATINMIKEYKLVEKRRVSLPNEIDRIFRCSNPDCITNSTEYIESVMDVIDKEGRVLKCRYCARVLDVNKLKYN from the coding sequence ATGGAACAGTCCGACCTAATGGTTCGACGAATTAAGGAAGGAACTGTAATTGATCATATTGATGAAGGTAAGGGTATTCAGGTACTTAATGCATTAAGAATAGATGGGAAAGACGGTAGTTTAATTACCATTGCCTTGAATGTACCAAGTGGAAAATTTAAGAAAAAAGATATTATCAAGGTAGAAAATAAGTTTCTAAAAGATGATGATACAAACAAGCTTGCAGTCATTGCCCCAAAAGCAACAATTAACATGATAAAAGAATACAAACTTGTTGAAAAACGAAGAGTTTCATTACCAAATGAGATAGATAGGATATTCCGATGTTCTAATCCAGATTGTATTACAAACAGTACAGAATATATTGAATCAGTTATGGATGTGATTGATAAAGAAGGGAGAGTTCTCAAGTGCAGATACTGCGCCAGAGTTTTAGATGTAAACAAGCTAAAATATAATTAA
- the pyrB gene encoding aspartate carbamoyltransferase: MNEFYQKDIISIKDFNKEKLEKIFTSTDKIIQLNLTDRREICKGKTLGYLFYEPSTRTRLSFESAMASIGGNSLGISDISSSSTQKGESLADTVRIMSIYSDALVLRHPLDGSSRFASEISEKPLVNAGSGTEEHPTQAIQDLFTIRKEKKKIDGIKIGIVGDLKYGRTVYSLLYGLGNYDVDVRLISPESLRIRSDSTYEIKKRLDFIESPNIEDHIDELDVLYVTRIQKERFPDEEEYLKVKGSYVVGLDLLKQMKDDSIILHPLPRIDEISADVDKTKNAKYFEQAEYGKHTRAALLGLILNENGF, from the coding sequence ATGAACGAGTTCTATCAAAAAGACATTATCTCAATTAAAGACTTTAACAAAGAAAAACTTGAAAAAATCTTTACATCGACAGATAAAATCATTCAACTAAATTTAACAGATAGAAGAGAAATTTGTAAAGGTAAAACTTTAGGTTATTTGTTTTATGAACCAAGTACACGAACTAGACTTAGTTTTGAATCTGCTATGGCATCAATTGGTGGAAATTCATTAGGAATTTCTGATATCTCCTCATCATCAACTCAAAAAGGCGAAAGTCTTGCAGACACTGTACGAATCATGTCGATTTATTCAGATGCTCTAGTTTTACGCCATCCTTTAGATGGTTCAAGTAGGTTTGCATCAGAAATTTCAGAAAAACCACTTGTCAATGCAGGTAGTGGTACAGAAGAACATCCTACACAAGCAATTCAAGATCTATTTACAATTAGAAAAGAAAAAAAAAAGATTGATGGTATAAAGATTGGGATTGTAGGTGATCTAAAGTATGGACGAACTGTTTATTCTCTATTATATGGACTTGGAAATTATGATGTTGATGTGCGTCTAATTTCTCCTGAATCCCTTAGAATTAGATCTGATTCAACTTATGAAATCAAAAAGAGATTAGACTTTATTGAATCTCCAAATATTGAAGATCACATTGATGAACTTGATGTTCTTTATGTAACAAGAATTCAAAAAGAGCGATTTCCAGATGAAGAAGAATATCTAAAAGTAAAAGGAAGTTATGTTGTCGGATTAGATTTACTAAAACAAATGAAAGATGATTCAATAATTTTACATCCTCTTCCAAGAATAGATGAAATTTCTGCTGATGTTGATAAAACAAAAAATGCCAAATATTTTGAACAAGCTGAATATGGAAAACATACTCGTGCTGCTTTGTTAGGCTTGATACTAAACGAGAATGGTTTTTAA
- a CDS encoding V-type ATP synthase subunit B yields MTAEGGVQYSKIAEIKGPLVVVDDVENAAFDELVEIETTEGERRLGKVLEVGNGKAIVQVFEGTTGLSISGTSAKFVGKVMEMPVSKEVLGRVFDGLGRPKDGLPDPIADKFVDINGEPMNPEQREYPKDFIQTGVSVIDGLMTLVRGQKLPIFSGSGMSHNLLAAQIARQASVVGTQDDFAVVFAAIGVQYSEAEYFRRSLEESGALKRSVLFLNTADDPAIERIITPRVALTVAEYLAFELGMHVLVVITDMTNYAEALREISAAREEVPGRKGYPGYLYTDLSTLYERAGKLNGRKGSVTQVPILSMPSDDITHPIPDLTGYITEGQIVVGRDLFRQGVYPPINILMSLSRLMKDGIGKGSTREDHSEVSNQVYDAYSRAQEVRALAGIVGKAGLTEIDLKYMDVGDTFEKEFLTQATDENRTIEETLALMWKIVSKLPKNEITKIKDKYVEQYYKEE; encoded by the coding sequence TTGACGGCAGAAGGTGGAGTTCAATACAGTAAGATTGCAGAAATCAAGGGCCCTCTAGTTGTTGTAGATGATGTTGAAAATGCAGCATTTGATGAACTCGTTGAAATTGAAACTACTGAAGGGGAAAGAAGATTAGGTAAAGTTCTAGAAGTAGGAAACGGTAAAGCAATTGTTCAAGTCTTTGAGGGAACAACTGGATTATCAATCTCTGGAACTAGCGCAAAATTTGTAGGTAAAGTTATGGAAATGCCAGTATCAAAAGAAGTACTTGGCAGAGTTTTTGATGGGCTAGGAAGACCAAAAGATGGACTGCCAGATCCAATTGCTGATAAATTTGTAGATATTAACGGAGAACCAATGAATCCAGAACAACGTGAATATCCAAAGGATTTCATTCAAACTGGTGTATCTGTAATTGATGGATTGATGACTCTAGTTAGAGGACAAAAACTTCCAATCTTTTCTGGTTCTGGTATGTCTCACAATCTTTTGGCAGCACAAATCGCAAGACAAGCAAGTGTTGTTGGAACACAAGATGATTTTGCTGTAGTATTTGCAGCAATTGGTGTGCAGTACAGTGAAGCAGAATATTTCAGACGAAGTCTTGAAGAATCCGGTGCACTCAAAAGAAGTGTTCTATTCCTTAATACAGCAGATGATCCTGCAATTGAAAGAATCATTACACCACGTGTAGCATTAACTGTAGCAGAATATTTGGCATTTGAATTAGGAATGCACGTTCTAGTTGTAATTACTGACATGACAAATTATGCAGAAGCATTAAGAGAGATTAGTGCAGCTAGAGAAGAAGTTCCTGGAAGAAAAGGATATCCTGGTTATCTTTACACTGACCTTTCAACACTTTATGAAAGAGCAGGAAAACTCAATGGAAGAAAAGGAAGTGTTACACAAGTTCCAATTTTATCAATGCCATCTGATGATATTACACACCCAATTCCTGACCTTACTGGTTACATTACAGAAGGACAAATAGTAGTTGGTAGAGATTTATTCAGGCAAGGAGTTTATCCACCAATCAATATTTTGATGAGTCTTAGTAGACTGATGAAAGACGGAATTGGTAAAGGAAGTACTAGAGAAGATCATAGTGAAGTTTCTAATCAAGTTTATGATGCATATTCTAGAGCACAAGAAGTAAGAGCACTAGCAGGTATTGTAGGTAAAGCAGGACTAACTGAAATTGACCTCAAATACATGGATGTAGGTGATACCTTTGAAAAAGAATTCCTTACACAAGCAACTGATGAGAACAGAACTATTGAAGAAACACTTGCACTTATGTGGAAGATTGTATCAAAATTACCAAAGAATGAGATTACTAAAATTAAAGACAAGTACGTAGAACAGTATTACAAGGAAGAATAA